The following coding sequences are from one Diadema setosum chromosome 9, eeDiaSeto1, whole genome shotgun sequence window:
- the LOC140232570 gene encoding cilia- and flagella-associated protein 20, producing MFKNTFQSGFLSILYSIGSKPLQIWDKKVRNGHIKRITDNDIQSLVLEIIGTNVSTTYITCPADPKKTLGIKLPFLVMIIKNMKKYFTFEVQVLDDKNIRRRFRASNYQSTTRVKPFICTMPMRLDDGWNQIQFNLSDFTRRAYGTNYIETLRVQIHANCRIRRVYFSDRLYSEDELPVEFKLYLPVQKPKN from the exons atgttcaaaaatacGTTCCAGAGTGGGTTTCTCTCAATTCTCTACAGTATAGGCAGCAAGCCGTTACAAATTTGGGACAAAAAA GTCAGAAATGGGCACATCAAGAGGATAACGGACAATGACATTCAGTCACTAGTACTTGAAATCATAGGAACCAATGTCAGTACGACGTACATCACATGCCCGGCAGATCCCAAGAAAACACTTGGCATCAAGCTGCCCTTCCTAGTCATGATcatcaaaaatatgaagaagtaCTTCACATTTGAGGTCCAGGTCCTCGACGACAAGAACATCAGGAGAAGGTTCCGAGCCAGCAACTACCAGAGCACGACCCGGGTCAAGCCGTTCATCTGTACCATGCCCATGAGGCTAGATGATGGCTGGAATCAGATCCAg TTTAACCTATCAGACTTCACCAGGAGAGCGTATGGAACAAACTACATTGAGACATTGCGAGTTCAG ATCCATGCCAACTGCCGCATCCGACGAGTCTACTTCTCCGACAGGCTGTACTCAGAAGACGAACTTCCCGTAGAATTCAAGCTCTACTTGCCTGTACAGAAGCCGAAAAACTAG